A stretch of DNA from Vidua chalybeata isolate OUT-0048 chromosome 3, bVidCha1 merged haplotype, whole genome shotgun sequence:
CTTATTCTTAAACTACCAAATGTTAGACTGATTCCACTAAGAGGATTTAGCAactaaagttttaaaataaaaacatctttatttgGAAGATACTAACACTGTGGCAGTGGACATGATTAGTCATTTATCTTATTCTCATGGCTggccttcattttcttttgaaaacatgTTGCATTTGTTTATgtatgcaggaaaaaaaaaaaaaaaaaagctgattttctcCTTATTTTGAAAAGGGGCGaaagtttatatatacttaCCTGGAGGATGGCAACTTAGAGCCAGTGGACACTCACTATGATATTTAAGAATGATCACAGCAAAGGTTACATTTTATTCTCCAAGAAAGCATACTCTCATTAAGTATTTCCTGACCCCTTATGCAAACTAAAAAGaccatttattttttagaatCTAGTAGAGCTCATTACCCAATAATTAATCAATCACTTTAATAACCTTCTACTTGTGCATTTCCATTTTGTCCCTAAGTCACATTAAGGACTCTATACAAGCCTATGATTGCTTTTGCTGTTCTCTTCCATAGCAGCAAAGCTAGCTTTTTATATAAACAGAGAATGAAGAGAAGTAGTTCAAGGCATTCTAAATTCAAGTGCTTAATGGGAGTCGCCATTTTGGCATTGACAACCAACATAACAAATAAGTtatgttttaaatgaaagaaataaagaagaaaggaacatACCTAAAAAGTTTAAGAATCCTCAAACTTTACTGTCATTTACAGTCTTTTTTTTAGTATCtcatcactgaaaataaagttaagcACAGAAAAACATACTATTTCATTTAATCTTTTAATTCTAGTCCTGGTTTAATTATTACCAAAAAGGATATATGTTTTATAACTTTATCTGTATACTTCCTTTGCCAAATTAGACATTTATCAGAGAAACATCCAACCAGGCTACCTATGTTCTCTCATTTTACACCTGATTTATTCCTCAGTTTGTTAAAAGTTTTGCAGAAACTGTAGCTCTGACACTAGAACAACTGAGTAACAACTGTAGTAAATGAATATCTACAACTTAGTTCCAGGTTGATGGGcctagaaaaaaacattattctgtttttctgaagaacAGAGCCATTTTATAAACAGTGGGGCAGGTGGGAATAAATCCAATGGTTTATTTCACAGTCAGTGTGAAAGTACAGCCAAGTCTTCAGGATGGTGGAAATTTTTTGATGGTTTCTCAGTATTACCTAAATTTATGCCAAGTACATGGCACTTATAGTCTGTCCCCCCAAGTATTTTCCGTTATTTGATGCCTCATTCCATGCACTTTCTGAAATCACTTGGGGTTTCAGTTTGTTTCTGAAAATCCTCTTTTTATAAGCATACCTCTGATACATGACTAAAACAAAACATGCCTTACCTTAGAAAAATCTGGCTTTACTGGTGGATTCTCTCTCAGTTCTGTTTCAGTGTATTCATTGTTTACATAGTAGCCGACTCTAATAAATTCTTGACCTCGGTAAGTGCATGTAATTAGCACAACTGTTACACCTACTGCATCTGCATCTGGAATAAGCCCTGGGTTAGGTGCATCAGCCTAAATGTGACAgagaaagataaattaaaattgaTAGCACGTGCCTACCTAGCAGGGGACTCTCAAGTAGTGTTTTTCAGCAGCTAAGTAGTGACTATATTTAAAATTGTTCAAGTTAACCAGAAAATATACTGCTTTCACAACATCAACCCTAGATTTAGAACACCATCCTCTAACAACAGAATTGGAATACAGTAAAATTGTTTGCTGACATTTCTCATGGGCGATTGGCCAAGTTTGATCCAAAACTCCTTTTAAATATAAGATCAGCTGAACCATTGTTCAGACAGGGGTACCAACATCGTTCCAGTTCTACAGTACCACAGTTCTCCAGCCCATCTTGGTAATTTAGTAGAGTAAGATTATTTTCTCATACACCCTCAAGGTTGAATTGGTCTGTATGTGTGCTCTTAACGAGACTACATCCTTAAAACTACAGACTGCAAATTATATTTCAGCAAGAAAAGGGATGGGCTATGGTAAGCTTTGAGCTGTTCCACAGATTTCTAGGGAAGGAATGAAGTACTTTCTCTGGCTTCATTCCTAATACCTATGTTCATTAAAATTTATGCAGTTAACTGCATCATCTCTCCACGACACCTTCTACCAGTATGCAAACCTAATTAATATGCAATTGACAGAATCTTCCTCAATTCCTTACTTACCATGGCTCTGCAGTTACTTATCAATAAAATTTGCCTCATAAAATGTGGCTCACATCAGTCCCTTAAAATGCCTCCTAACTACCACATCTATTGATAAAATGTGATGCCTGATTCTGCTGCAGGATTTAAAGTAACAGCAATTCAGGCATACTAAAACAGCTTCATATTTACAATTCCACACAAAGATCTGAAGTCAACAGTGAACACCCATGTTGGTGTTAAGTGAACAAGTGAGCAAGTTGGTATTAGTAATGTGTGTTCAGATGGTTTGGGTGTAACAAACCTCGCCTAAAGACAGAGGATGAATGAATTAATTCCTGTTGTCCtctcattcctgcttttctgtagTATTTATATGCTTCAGCATGGTGAaatttgggagctgctgctcatgcCACATTGGCATCTACTCTTTGCCACGTCAATTCTAAGCCTTCAAACTAGTCTAGCTTTTTGAGAGAAGCTGTAGGCTCTTAACAGAATTAGATGAGTCAGACCTCTCAGGTAGAAATACACCCAAGGGAGGAGAAGAAATCAGGAAATCAGGTAGAACTCATCTTCCTCCACTCTAGCCAtgaaggaaatagaaaatgaCTGAATAGCTTTACAACTAGCATAGGGGAATGGAAAAGATGgccaagaaacagaaaaaatgcagaagctAGAGGAAATCACAAGAACTGCCAATACAGATTAAATAATTACTTTAATTCAGTAGTTCTTGTTCTAACAGTGCCCAGAACTATCTGATCACTTTAAATTCCACAGTAATGGGCAACAGAAGAACTATATTCCATTTAACTCCCCATTAAACTCAATTCACATTCTAATGTAGGATCTTAAGTCTTCCAGGTTCCCACTGTCATTTTCTGTCTTGTAATATCCTATGACACAGTTCTGAACCCAAGGCAATAAATACTCTGTTATAATCCTACTTATCTCTCAAGCATTGTTTTGCTGCATGAAAAAGACGCTGAAGACtatttaaaacagttttctcaAATTTTCAACTTCCTGGTTTTGTCAACCTCTTAATTACTCAGGAACCAAAGATCATACAcagatggcagaaaaaaaataagagcttGGTATAACCAAATGATAAATAAGCAGATTATCTGCAAACAGATATTTTGGTGGGCAGAGGCAGTAGATTAATTTTTGCATAAAAATCACTGTCTTAATATGCCATTCTTATGCTATAAATTACTTAAGAATTTTATTAAATCAGTCCTTATGTTGCCTTGAATTATCTTGCTTTTCCACATGATATTTATTCTCATAGCTATTGCTGCCGAGTAGGTAGCAAAGGTTATATGCGCACTTAAGGATAGTAAATTATTTATGCACGTATATGCTCAAAAAGaagtttctgtgattttattacAAATTCCCAAGAGAATCAAGAAGGAATCAGGTTTCACTATGTATATCTTGGGATTTAGAAACAAATAGGCCGAGCTGTGGGCCTTTACTATTGAAACCCTTTTAAAGGtaatgttttggggttttaaaacAAAGAGCTGCTTTTGTAAGTCTGAAAAGCACAGTAATTGTCCATCTTTCTGTAAGGCTGAATTCCCAACCTGATTCATATCTTTTTTTCATCTAAGGTATTTTTATCATCCTTGGTAATCTGTGTGGTACTCCATTTTAGTTGCTATTTCAGCCATTTTCCTGTCTAGAAAGAGCTACAACAGATTATCTGAAAATTTTATACCACTCTGCAAAGGTCCTTTCCCTATTGTATTCCCCACACAcaatctcttttctttgtgtCACATGCCTCCTGCAGTTCTATGCTTTGCCCCATTCCTGCCTTCCCTTGCTTGTTTTCTCAGTATCCCAAGCTGCTTCAGCTTGGTGAATAAGATTGCTTCAGTCATCAGCAAAGGCTTCTTGCAGCACTTTGGGTTTTGGTGGTCCCCTGTGTACACATGTGCTAAATTCTACCCTCACCTGAAATCCAGAGCCTTCGGCACGTAATATACTCAGACCCAACCATACTTgcataagaaataaaaagtgtattttaacaGGTGGAATCTCTTATAGGACCTACTCCAATCTAAGCAAAATCTCTACACATTTCCTCCTAATTTAGCTGTAGTGTGATTTATAACCAAGATACAATTGCTGAGTCCATTCTACAGAAACTGCAAGACCAGTCAATTTAATTTGAGACCTGCCTAGTCATACAGCCAAAATGTGCCTTTTTTAGGCACCTGCTTCTTGCTCCTTCCCATCACCATCAACAAGGAATCTTTGGACCTTTGACTGAGAACAGTGCATCTTCAAATTAGAAATGCAAATGCCAGCTAATTTTCCACTATACAAACACAAGGTAACCCCTCTGAGAGCAACAGAGGATCACCTATTTCTGACCAATTTATGCCCTAAGCTACAATGGCTTGATAATGGAAAAACTGTTAATAAATGATGCATTTGTTACACATCTGCTTAATTCATAGCGTAGAAAAATTAGGCCTGTctccaaaaccaaacagaaacatttcaacACTGATTTTCATGTATGTGGTTGATAAATGCTGCAACCTTCAGTCTAATCCTATTCCTTAAGCCcattctttaaggaaaaaaccaaaacaaaaaggtcCAGAGTAAACAAACACCCCCCAAAATGCCAAATAAACTACCTTTCCTGGAACTTAAGAGGATTAATCAGGATTGCCTCACAAATGTTGATATTATTTTAAACCAGTTACAGTAACCATGACAAATACAGGAGTCAGCATTTAACCAGAACTTTGGGGTTCTTTAATGCTCGTACTTCAGCATGCCTTTGCCATTAGTTAAGTGAATGTATAGTATTTGGGAAAATAGAGTTCTTATACAATAAGACATTCTCAGTTTCTATCTTATTTTTTATCCAATGGATTTTGCTGttagtttacaaaaaaaaatctagtatTTCATAGAGAAAATGTgttagttttaataaaaattatagttttgaatagaaaaaaaaaaacaaacaaaaacaccccacCATCACAAAAGAAGTTAtcccaaacaaaagaaaacttctgTAAGAATTCGGGCAAGTCCACTTCAGGTTTTCCCCCCTGCTTCTCACTGagttaaaacagaaacaagttTAGGCCAGTAAGTCATCTTAGTGTTgttctttccctgttttcttttcctttgttattcCTCATTAGCTTTTGGCTTTAACAGCAGTATTTTATAGGACTGTCACATATTTCAGACTTTTTTGCACAGTCTTAATCTACACACTTGTGTCTCAAATACCTCCCATTTAACACTGAATTTCTATCTTTATTTTGGAAATCACTGTATTTTGTTATGATTTAGCATGCTTAGCCAAACATCACAGTTGACCGTGTGTTCTGCCAAACAGAAACAAGCTTCTTGATTATTCTGGCTGAGAAGAACTAATTTTACAATTAGTTTGTTGGCCTGATCCTCTGAAGGTGTTGTCTACATTAACCTAGTGCTCCTGATAGTCTGAAACTGCCACTAGCAGCAGAAGAGGTGAGCCTGATAGTACTGGTGTAAACCAGGCAACTGGCACTGCTGATTATGAACCAGACTGGTTAAAATTATCAGTAGCTATGGGAACTGTGCTTTTATCAGTTATTATTGATACCACAGATAAAAAATATAACCAAGAAGTATCAGGGGCAAGAAGTACAAGCTCAAGAACACAGTTTAAAGGAAAGTATATCATACCTGAGGAgctcactgcattttttttaaccaataTTTTTCAAGCGCCTCTTAGTTTGATACAGTTATCCCTAAATAAATTAGCATAACTTTTAGAAAGGGTTAAATCAAACTTACCTGAAATACAAACATGTGTCTGCCTGCAGGAACAGGTCCAACTAAAACAGAGTCTAACACCTGATCATACTCTTCACTTTCAGCTGAACccacataaattattttccattccaaatctacataaaaaagaaaaaaaaaccaaacattacTTATCATTACAGTTAGGGGGTCTTCCACTCTTGCCCATCTACAGTTTTGTGTAGCCTAAAACTACTTCTTTGGCAACAAGCCTAAAACAACAAGGACCTGTCTTCATCAGAAAAATTTAGTGATGCATGACCCTGTCCTCATGAACCAGATCATCCCACTTTCTCTCTCTAGTCAGTTGTATCACAGGAATCCCTCTTATTTTCACAGTGAggttaattttcaaaatttatacAGAGAAACAGGGCCCTTTTACTAACTGGGAGCTGTGTTGAGCACCTTCTCAAAGACTGTCagaatggcagcagcagagggatgaTGCCTATAAATCATCACATACTTGAATACTGACTCCCAAACCAAAATTCCCACCTTCCACATACACACCTCACAGCTTAAATTACACAGATCATGGAAAGTAGTTAATTGAGTTAATTGAGCTTACCACTGAGTAAGCTCCATACACACTAACTGTATGCCCCCATTCCTTCATATGTCACTTGTGTTACCTGGGAAGTACGTAAAATTATGATAGCATGACATGACCATATTCTTAAGGACAGTGATGCTTGCATCTTATCTACATCTTGAAATTGAATTataggccaaaaaaaaaaaaaaaatatcagtgtaGCATTTTGCTTCCTCAAGTCATGCACTAAGCCCCAATGTTTATTacaattcatttttttctaagtCAGCCTCTTCCCCACAGATGTTTTAAAGTTGAAATTGCAAATCAGCCCAAATTAGCTCTTCCTGGATCAGCTTTTCACCTTCCCTTTTTGATTAAAAAACCAGTATTATTCACACATATGAAACTAATCCTGTAAGACAGATTTTGGGGTTActaaaacaagaaggaaaaaaaaacaccactgtGACAAAAAACTCTAACACTCTAACAATTAAGCTGTTGTTTCAGAACTGTACCTTAAAAACTTACATGCTGtatttcttcccccccccccccccgccccttgTGAACAACGCCTTGATTGCCTTTGCAAAAGCACAAACCTGTGAGCTATTACATTAACTTGATTAGCACACCCGGCAAAATCCAAAGGTCTGCTTCATGCTTTCTGGATGCAGGAATGGAAtttaagcataaaaaaaaaaattagcactTGGAACAAAACTTGACTGCTTTAAGATTGCAACTCTCTTTCCTCATTAGTGAATTCTTCttgcttattttatttcctattagTTCAGGTTTTGCAGGTTTAACTATCATAATAAACAGAGCTTGAGAAGGGATTTTACTCCTCTGTACAACACAGCACAGTTTCCCAGGTACTGTAACAGAGGTTTTATATACCTTTTAAGCATGAAGCTGTTGCAGGTATTGTAGGGTATTCATCCAGGATAATTAAGGAACTTTCTTTTCTGCGTCTGAGGACAAATTACTACTTACAAGAAATGAGGACTTTTAGGCTAAACTGCTTAAGACTGTCACACTATCCTGTGCCATTATTCTAGAACAGTGTAAAACTTACTCTAAACAACTCACAGCATTTCGTACTagaccttttaaaataaattttaaatgttatttaagTATGTTGATACAGAACAACAACTTTGAGAAAGAGCGGGCTGGAGTTAATGGATTTAATTTTAGGATCAGTGTTGCAGAGGACAGGCTGAAAACAGCACAGTAAACAGACGTATTAGCATAGGAAAGCTAAGGCAATGACTTTTCAACAAGTATACAATGGCTGTgtttaatcttatttttaaatgtggaaGATAGCAGCACTCATCCCTAATTTATCCTATAGTCTAACTTGCATGCTGGTGGGGGAAAGGAGCTGAGAATTTTGAATTGGACCATCTAAAATTCTTCTCATTACGACTGTCCAGATTAACATAAATACCGAGTGTGAGGAGCACATCACATACAGCCGTGCACAACTGGAAGGAAAACTCTAACATATTGCACAGAGCCCCTGTGACGGGCACTGTCACAGCAGTTGCCACGGAGGGGGTCCGATGCTGCACCTCTGATGAGGCAGGCTGACCGGAGAGATCCAGCCAGCAACGTGGCGGGGTAtggagcacagctccagctgctgcgTCGGTCAGTTGCAAGAAGGCATGAGACAGGCTGCGGAGGCCTATTGGAAACCCTGGCTCAGGCGAGACTTCCTCTGAAGTTCCCGCCACGGCGGccgtccctccctccccgcgCTGTCACCATCCCGCCGACACGCACGAGTACGCgctgctgcagaggcaggcGGGGTGAAGCGAGTTAAACCGCAGCGATAGCGAGCCTGCCAGGGCACCTTAGCCAGGACAGCACGCAACTCTCCtttcctcagccctgccctcgTCCCTCCGCCCGCGGGGCTCTCTAGCGAGCAGGCGGCGCTGGGCTCCGCCGAGCGGCGGCCAGGCAGCGTCCTCTCCCGCTCACAGGCAGCCCGGCTGGGCGGCCTCCTCCTGCTCTCGGGGCTGCAGCCCGCCGGCTGGCGCGAGCGCCCCGCATTCCCTCCCTTGCCCCGAGCCGTTCGAAACTCCCGCCCGCGGGGCGACGCGCGGCCTCTCGGGGCGCGTCCCGCGGCCGCCCGGGGGGCGGCGCTgcggagcgcggccggggcGAGGGCGGCTCGCTGCCCGCCCGACCCGGGGGAAGGCGGGAGCGCGAAGGCGGCCCCGGCTCAGGACAGGGGTCCCCGTGAGGCAGCAAGGTCGGGGCCATCCCCCACCCGCTGGCGGCTGCCGGTAACTTTCGAGTGACTTCCAAAAATAGTGGCAGGCGGGCGGCCCCCTCCCCCCCGGCGGGGGCTCCCGCTGTCAGCGCTCCCCTCCGAGCCGTGCCCCCGACCCCGCGCACCTACCGCGGCCCGCGGCTGACTGCTGCCGGCATGCGGGGCCAGCCAGTCAGCCCGCCCCTACCTCCCACcgtgattttaatttttttttttttttttattaaaatggaGCACGAGGCCATCGAAACGCATCCCCGCGGAGCGTTTTCCGCGTATCGAGTACCGCCGGGGCTAAACACGCAGCATCCCGTGTGCCCGCGGGGATGCGCGGTCGCCGAGCCCGGTTCAACCCTCCTGTCTCCCGCTCGCTCCCCCCACGCACACACAAAGCTGGCAACATGGCTACCTCCACTCTAACAAGTTCCTCGCAACTTGAGGCAGCTCGCCGCCTCGCCGATGGCGGGGAGAGGCGGCGGGCCCGGCTCGGCGCCCAGAGCGGGCGGACACCGCCAACTTTCCCCAGCGCCAAGCTCGGCGGGAGCGGCACATCCCCTCTCCCGGCCGGCACATCCCCTCGGCTCGGCACGGCGATGCGGCCGAGGTGGAGAGACTGTTAAATTGTAGGCGCAGGCCTGTGCAAAGTTTAAGCCTTAAACGCCCCGAGCTCAGAGCCCAGGGTTGCAAAATCCGTATCGGAGAGAAAAATTCTACTCACCTTCAGACAGGTCCTCTATGCACTCGAATGTGATTTCGAACTGGAAAGGATTGTAGAAAGGAGAGGGATTATCCAACACCACTACATTGTTCACCTGAACCTTTGccatattttggaaaaaaacacaaacaataGGCAGAGCGTCTTAACGCCGCGCACTAAAGTCCTCCGTGTCGGGCTCCCGCACCGCACAAGCCCCCGCGCCACTGCCCGAGCGAGGCTGCAGGGCGGCGACTtccacaaacttttttttttttttttcgcccCCCCTTTTATTTACACCGGGAACGCTCCACACTGTTCGCCGCTTTCCCTATTTCGCTCAACTAACAGCCCATTCTGCCCCTGCTCGCCGCCAGCGCCCGCCCGGATTGGCCACTCGCCGGGCGAGGGCCCTCCCTCCGCGGGCACGGCGGGCACCGAGCGCCGGCCAGAGCGGCCTCCGCGCGCGCCCGCCCCGCAGCGCCCCCGCCGCAGCGCCCCCGCCCGGCGCGCGCCGGCAACGGCCGCCAGCAACCGCCaacgggccgggggcggggccggggcggggccggggcgggaggTGATCCGGGTGCGGTTGAGGGAGGCGCGGGATATCTGCTGCTCTGATTTCCCGGAAAAGTACTGACAGCTTATCTCTTTTCTTctacttcttctttttttctttttcttttgttttttttttttttttttttccctcctttcttctgTGTGCATTAAAATCCAGGCAAGGGGAAAATCAGGAGGAAAGATCTTACCACGCAGCTAGTCAGATCTCCAGTCATGACCAAGAGGGACTCTACCTTAGTTCGAAAGCTGTTGCCTTGcaatgattttatttaaaagaaaaaattaagtcCTAAGACGCGACTTTATTTAAATTGCTTGCATATAGTTTATGGGACTGTGTTTACCCTGCCTACCGCAAtaacttttattaaaattgaTAAGGTTTAGATTCATCTATAGAAAATGCTTCTTGTGTAAGTGTATTATATTTAAAGCTGTGAACCATATgagctgaagaagaaattaatttcctt
This window harbors:
- the ASF1A gene encoding histone chaperone ASF1A, producing MAKVQVNNVVVLDNPSPFYNPFQFEITFECIEDLSEDLEWKIIYVGSAESEEYDQVLDSVLVGPVPAGRHMFVFQADAPNPGLIPDADAVGVTVVLITCTYRGQEFIRVGYYVNNEYTETELRENPPVKPDFSKLQRNILASNPRVTRFHINWEDNTEKLEDAESSNPNLQSLLSTDALPSASKGWSTSENSLNVMLESHMDCM